In Aquimarina spinulae, a single window of DNA contains:
- a CDS encoding GEVED domain-containing protein, with protein sequence MKSINLATLALLLVFSMMTYGQQNENKAFYHGKISSVEYVSPMSSRPHDLLPPDNSFKEAKDKRSLGNMVVSGKDPQTTNDYYVKNRHQKSASMSLAAPSLVFDTYSSNSQPTDPSLAVGPNHVFVVYNTGFMIYDKAGNQLVGQTAPNPAIFPSGGCCDLTVSYDNAADRWVLSFLGSGAQVAISDGPDPVNAGWYIYNISSISDYQKLSIWSDGYYITDNTSSNNKIWALERSKMLTGDSNAQIVGFNLPGIVTSGFYSPQALNVTDANLPAAGGATIVYMQDNAWSGVSTDHIKLWTVNVDWNNSNNSTISNPQQINTTSFIGVFDGGSFSNLAQPGGGDTIDALQATIMNQAQFRKFASHNSAIFNFVVDTDGGSGKLAGVRWYEFRQSGDNQPWSLHQEGTYTAPDGRHAWNASMAMDAQGNIGMGYTSMSGPSTSSTVRVSSYYTGRLSSDPAGVMTGTEQLISNGNGNIPSLRYGDYSKIDVDPSDNSSFWFITEYMKNGRKGVVGKFQIQSGPADTQAPTNPSNLTASNITSSGATLNWTASTDNVGVTQYNISIGGNSVGTSASPTFNVTGLSPLTNYSASVTAQDAAGNISGSATVSFTTLEGSGVTYCDSASTNVNDEYIGKVQVNTIDNSSGAQFYSDFTSVSTTLKEGQSYDITVTPTWTGTTYSEGYAVWIDYNNNGDFTDAGELVWSKAASTDTNNTGSFTVPSGTAQTSVRMRVSMKYNAIPTSCETFTYGEVEDYTINLEQGTTGGVTYCDSASTNVNDEYIGKVQVNTIDNSSGAQFYSDFTSASTTLKEGQSYDITVTPTWTGTTYAEGYAVWIDYNNNGDFTDSGELVWSKAASTDTNNTGSFTVPSGTAQTSVRMRVSMKYNAIPTSCETFTYGEVEDYTISLGNRSNEQNSGNLLRTFTENSLNNIKLHPNPVNAQLNIKILKGRFERITIFSSTGTIVKEINPEIDSLSIDVSKFASGMYFVRFVENGLAVTKRFIKK encoded by the coding sequence ATGAAATCAATTAATTTAGCAACACTAGCTTTGCTATTGGTCTTCTCTATGATGACCTATGGGCAACAAAATGAAAACAAAGCTTTTTATCACGGAAAAATATCCTCTGTAGAGTATGTTTCTCCAATGTCTTCCAGACCTCATGATCTCCTACCACCTGATAATTCTTTTAAGGAAGCAAAAGACAAAAGATCATTAGGAAACATGGTTGTATCTGGTAAAGATCCACAAACTACTAATGATTATTATGTAAAAAACAGGCATCAGAAATCGGCAAGTATGAGTCTAGCTGCTCCAAGCCTTGTATTTGACACCTATTCATCTAATTCTCAACCAACAGATCCATCATTAGCTGTTGGGCCAAATCATGTGTTTGTTGTCTACAACACAGGGTTTATGATTTATGATAAAGCAGGTAATCAATTAGTGGGGCAGACAGCTCCTAACCCTGCAATTTTTCCATCTGGAGGATGCTGTGACCTTACGGTTTCTTATGATAATGCTGCCGACAGGTGGGTATTGTCATTTTTGGGATCCGGAGCACAGGTAGCTATATCTGATGGGCCTGATCCAGTAAATGCCGGGTGGTATATATATAATATATCATCAATCAGTGACTACCAAAAATTATCAATATGGAGTGATGGATATTATATTACGGATAATACTAGTAGTAATAACAAAATATGGGCATTAGAGAGATCTAAAATGTTAACAGGTGATTCTAATGCACAAATAGTAGGTTTCAATCTTCCGGGAATTGTTACTAGCGGTTTTTACAGTCCGCAGGCGTTAAACGTAACTGATGCTAATTTACCAGCAGCTGGCGGTGCTACCATTGTATATATGCAGGATAATGCCTGGTCAGGAGTTTCTACTGATCATATCAAATTATGGACTGTTAATGTAGATTGGAACAATTCAAATAATTCTACTATATCCAATCCACAGCAGATTAACACAACTTCTTTTATTGGTGTATTTGATGGAGGAAGTTTTTCTAACTTAGCTCAACCTGGTGGAGGCGATACTATTGATGCATTACAAGCAACGATTATGAATCAGGCACAATTCAGGAAATTTGCTTCTCATAATTCTGCAATATTCAATTTTGTAGTAGATACCGATGGTGGATCTGGTAAGCTTGCCGGAGTACGCTGGTATGAATTCCGTCAAAGTGGAGATAATCAACCATGGTCTTTACACCAGGAAGGTACCTATACTGCTCCTGATGGAAGACACGCCTGGAACGCTAGTATGGCAATGGATGCACAAGGTAATATAGGTATGGGATATACATCTATGTCTGGTCCGAGTACCTCATCAACTGTTAGGGTAAGTTCATATTATACCGGAAGATTAAGTTCGGATCCTGCTGGTGTGATGACAGGAACAGAACAATTAATCTCAAACGGAAATGGTAATATTCCTAGTTTACGTTATGGAGATTATAGTAAAATAGATGTTGATCCATCTGATAATTCTTCATTTTGGTTTATAACCGAATACATGAAAAATGGTAGAAAAGGAGTTGTTGGAAAATTCCAAATACAATCAGGACCTGCTGATACGCAAGCGCCAACGAATCCAAGCAATTTGACAGCTAGCAATATCACTTCAAGCGGAGCAACTCTGAATTGGACAGCTTCTACAGATAATGTTGGTGTCACTCAATACAATATTTCTATAGGTGGTAATTCAGTAGGAACTTCTGCAAGTCCTACTTTTAATGTTACCGGTCTATCTCCATTGACCAATTATAGTGCATCAGTAACTGCACAAGATGCAGCAGGAAATATCTCTGGAAGTGCTACCGTTTCTTTCACCACCTTAGAAGGAAGTGGAGTAACTTATTGTGATTCTGCAAGTACTAATGTAAATGATGAATATATTGGTAAAGTACAGGTTAATACAATTGATAATTCTTCGGGAGCTCAGTTTTATTCTGATTTTACATCGGTTTCTACAACCTTAAAAGAAGGGCAAAGTTATGATATCACTGTAACTCCAACCTGGACAGGAACTACATACTCAGAAGGATACGCTGTTTGGATTGATTATAACAATAATGGTGACTTTACAGACGCTGGAGAATTAGTATGGTCCAAAGCAGCTTCGACCGATACTAACAATACTGGATCATTTACGGTACCAAGTGGAACGGCTCAAACTTCAGTAAGAATGAGAGTATCTATGAAATATAACGCTATTCCTACTTCATGTGAAACCTTCACGTATGGAGAAGTAGAAGACTATACGATCAACCTGGAACAGGGGACCACAGGAGGGGTAACCTATTGTGATTCTGCAAGTACCAATGTAAATGATGAATATATTGGTAAAGTACAAGTTAATACAATTGATAATTCTTCGGGAGCTCAGTTTTATTCTGATTTTACATCAGCTTCTACAACCTTAAAAGAAGGGCAAAGTTATGATATCACTGTAACGCCAACCTGGACAGGAACTACATACGCTGAAGGGTATGCTGTTTGGATTGATTATAACAATAATGGTGACTTTACAGACTCTGGAGAATTGGTATGGTCCAAAGCAGCTTCGACCGATACTAACAATACTGGATCATTTACAGTACCAAGTGGAACGGCTCAAACTTCTGTAAGAATGAGAGTGTCTATGAAATATAATGCTATTCCTACTTCATGTGAAACCTTCACGTATGGAGAAGTAGAAGACTATACGATCAGCCTGGGGAATCGCTCGAATGAGCAGAATAGTGGAAATTTATTAAGAACGTTTACAGAAAACTCTCTTAACAATATTAAATTACATCCTAATCCTGTAAATGCTCAACTTAACATAAAGATTTTAAAAGGTAGGTTTGAAAGAATCACCATATTCTCTTCTACTGGTACAATTGTAAAAGAGATTAATCCGGAAATTGATTCTTTATCCATAGATGTATCTAAGTTTGCTTCAGGAATGTACTTTGTACGATTCGTTGAAAACGGACTGGCAGTAACCAAAAGATTCATAAAGAAATAA
- a CDS encoding Fur family transcriptional regulator, whose amino-acid sequence MNTQKQKHIEDILKSHSLKKTSARIEMLKIFLNYDYALSAKEIISHMKVSHDRVTIYRTLGAFEEHGILHKASEDSHGIRYAMCSHECPEEVHSDEHVHLICENCSQTYCLEDIKIPKIKVLEKFLAQKINYTINGVCNACLSSLKTTNG is encoded by the coding sequence ATGAATACACAAAAACAAAAACATATAGAAGATATACTTAAGTCACATTCATTAAAAAAGACTTCGGCACGAATAGAAATGCTTAAAATATTTCTAAATTATGATTACGCATTATCTGCAAAAGAAATAATTTCTCATATGAAGGTAAGTCATGACCGGGTAACCATATATCGAACATTAGGTGCTTTTGAAGAACATGGGATATTGCATAAAGCTTCTGAAGATAGTCATGGCATACGATATGCAATGTGTAGTCATGAATGCCCAGAAGAAGTACATTCTGATGAGCATGTTCATCTTATTTGCGAAAATTGCTCACAGACTTATTGCCTCGAAGATATTAAAATTCCTAAAATCAAAGTTTTAGAAAAATTTCTGGCTCAAAAAATAAACTATACCATTAATGGCGTTTGTAATGCATGCCTCTCTAGTTTAAAAACAACTAATGGATAA
- a CDS encoding MATE family efflux transporter — MKKQPDILKDNLWKLMLKLSLPGILGMMVISINSLVDAIYVSYFIGAEAFAGISLLFPLTLVITSVTVFIAAGSSSVLSRAIGANDIEKQQKVIPNMIALSLISSMILMVVGVLFTRQLVVFMGATGAMLDYGVSYFEISILGVFFTIHGLSANGLIRSEGKIRQAMTFTIMSVVINITLTPLFIHTFSMGIAGAALSSIISMLIYAIATSLYFVKKKASFATGKFSIKIEKDIIKDVISVGTSAFVMQLSNVIKQFFLFRTLAWYGTAHDIAFFSAAFRLFSFLAIPVLGLLQPLQPIIGINYGASNISRCIEAIKTFRIGGVLFILVFMIPVLIFPEFCIQLMLPDMVLSTQEIFNLRIILTVLFLLPIASSSIIFFQSVGKGKLASIVPISRQIVLFLPLIWVFPKMFGINGIYYTLVIENIIYALVLWILSSIELKKLLSSTSKRVAFQK, encoded by the coding sequence GTGAAGAAACAACCAGATATACTAAAAGATAATCTCTGGAAATTGATGCTTAAACTTTCTTTACCAGGAATATTAGGGATGATGGTAATTTCTATTAATTCTCTGGTAGATGCTATATATGTAAGTTATTTTATTGGTGCAGAAGCATTCGCCGGGATTTCGTTATTATTTCCGCTTACTCTGGTTATTACCAGCGTAACTGTTTTTATCGCAGCTGGATCGTCTTCGGTTTTGAGTAGAGCTATTGGTGCCAATGATATAGAAAAACAACAAAAAGTAATTCCTAATATGATCGCGCTTTCTCTTATAAGCTCGATGATATTAATGGTTGTAGGTGTTCTTTTTACTCGGCAATTAGTAGTTTTTATGGGGGCTACGGGAGCTATGCTGGATTATGGGGTTTCTTATTTTGAAATATCTATTCTGGGAGTGTTCTTTACTATCCATGGCCTTTCTGCTAATGGGCTTATTAGATCCGAAGGTAAAATTAGACAAGCAATGACATTTACAATAATGTCTGTCGTAATAAATATTACATTAACCCCTTTATTTATTCATACCTTTTCTATGGGTATTGCTGGTGCTGCCTTAAGTAGTATCATATCTATGCTTATATATGCGATTGCAACTTCGCTCTATTTTGTTAAGAAAAAAGCATCGTTTGCAACTGGAAAATTTAGTATTAAGATTGAAAAAGACATCATAAAAGATGTAATTAGTGTAGGTACATCTGCTTTTGTTATGCAATTGTCTAATGTTATAAAACAGTTTTTTTTATTTAGAACTTTAGCATGGTATGGTACTGCTCATGATATTGCTTTTTTTAGTGCTGCATTTAGGTTATTTTCATTTTTGGCAATACCCGTATTAGGTTTATTGCAACCCTTGCAACCTATAATAGGAATCAATTATGGCGCGTCTAATATATCGAGATGTATAGAAGCTATAAAAACATTTAGGATAGGTGGTGTTTTATTTATACTGGTTTTTATGATTCCCGTGTTGATTTTTCCCGAATTTTGTATTCAATTAATGCTTCCTGATATGGTGTTAAGTACTCAGGAAATCTTTAATCTAAGAATTATTTTGACAGTATTATTTCTATTGCCTATTGCCTCGAGTAGTATTATTTTTTTTCAATCAGTAGGAAAAGGAAAACTAGCCAGTATAGTCCCGATAAGCCGACAAATTGTTTTGTTTCTACCTTTAATTTGGGTTTTCCCCAAAATGTTTGGTATTAATGGGATATATTATACGCTTGTTATAGAAAATATAATCTATGCATTAGTATTATGGATACTATCTTCTATTGAACTTAAAAAACTGTTAAGTTCTACTTCTAAAAGAGTGGCGTTTCAGAAATAA
- a CDS encoding DUF5916 domain-containing protein has protein sequence MRNLLCIVVVIMQHMIGIAQHTNQNFPPPSDPPQVFAKRAKGSIKIDGKLNESDWQEAPVTKDFFRMEPRQGGVYTYKTEVRVLFDEKQLYVGVFCEDSLGRKGVRVQDLRRDFRDGENDIFSIQLDPQNLKQYCVSFQTTPYGNQRDLQNFNDNSTDNDWNALWSVRTHRTDTGYYAEFAIPFTSIRYDSQKKEEDVAWGITFSRLARRDYERTVFPAIPQSFSPYRMTYAAQLKGLELPSSGANLRIEPYSLYQYTTTNAEGEKNSDSKLKFGGDAKWAISPRSVLDVTVNTDFAQADVDRAVNNLDRFNIFFPERRQFFLENSGIWAGASNNLVRPFFSRKIGLEGKFNAVPAPINVGTRFTDRNDKRTLAGLYIHQRNTDNAPSANFGIFRYLQNFGKENNVGVMINHRLDENSKVLDVEENNNTTATIDGLIRIKNKWTISYLISSTYDKQTNRWGEAGSVFSGYRSNKMYWGWSTNFVSKNYNPGTGFVFQNDVIKHNPGGYFIVRPKKLPWIRRWDPGFFANYYHDFQNPEKFQQASLYLFPVYVFFKDNSFVEYSVTPSWQNINFDFKPLGLAIEQKRYFYTRQFVRYNSDRSRKLSASFKYEWGGFYNGNRNTITAGMRYAPLPHIALTADYEYNNLRKIGILRENLETNLYSASLRLALSPRMQLSTFYQYNSFNKQGRWNARFSWEYMPLSFIYLVFNDTQIKSSLDPIDRNQQFISKITFLKQF, from the coding sequence ATGAGAAATTTACTTTGTATCGTAGTAGTTATTATGCAACATATGATTGGTATTGCACAGCATACAAATCAAAATTTTCCACCCCCTAGTGATCCTCCCCAGGTTTTTGCAAAACGTGCAAAGGGTTCTATAAAAATCGATGGCAAATTAAACGAGTCTGATTGGCAGGAAGCTCCTGTTACCAAAGATTTTTTTCGAATGGAACCCCGACAGGGAGGAGTTTATACGTATAAAACTGAAGTACGTGTCTTATTTGATGAGAAACAGTTATACGTAGGCGTGTTTTGTGAAGACTCATTAGGGAGAAAAGGAGTTCGTGTACAAGATTTAAGAAGAGATTTTAGAGATGGTGAGAATGATATTTTTAGTATTCAATTAGATCCTCAAAATCTCAAACAATACTGTGTCTCGTTTCAAACCACTCCGTATGGTAATCAACGAGACTTACAGAATTTTAATGATAATAGTACCGATAATGATTGGAATGCACTATGGTCTGTGCGCACCCATAGAACCGATACAGGATACTATGCAGAGTTTGCCATACCTTTTACATCTATTCGATATGACAGTCAGAAAAAAGAAGAAGATGTTGCCTGGGGAATTACATTTAGCAGATTGGCAAGAAGAGATTATGAGCGAACCGTTTTTCCTGCCATCCCGCAATCTTTTTCTCCGTATAGGATGACATATGCTGCGCAATTAAAAGGGTTAGAACTTCCCAGTTCTGGAGCAAACCTTAGAATAGAACCTTATTCTTTATATCAATACACTACGACTAATGCAGAAGGAGAAAAAAACTCTGATAGTAAACTAAAATTTGGAGGGGATGCAAAATGGGCAATAAGTCCACGATCGGTCTTAGATGTAACTGTTAATACAGATTTTGCACAGGCAGATGTAGATAGAGCAGTTAACAACCTTGATAGGTTTAATATATTTTTTCCAGAACGAAGGCAATTTTTCTTAGAAAACTCAGGGATTTGGGCAGGAGCCTCCAATAATTTGGTTCGTCCTTTTTTTAGTAGAAAAATTGGGTTAGAAGGTAAATTTAATGCCGTTCCTGCTCCGATTAATGTAGGAACACGTTTTACCGATAGAAACGATAAAAGAACTCTGGCAGGGTTATATATCCATCAAAGAAATACCGATAATGCACCCAGTGCGAATTTTGGAATATTTCGTTACCTCCAGAATTTTGGAAAAGAAAACAATGTAGGTGTTATGATCAATCATCGCTTAGATGAAAATAGTAAAGTATTAGATGTCGAAGAAAACAATAATACAACAGCAACTATAGATGGTTTAATTCGAATAAAAAATAAATGGACAATTTCTTATCTAATTTCGTCTACATATGATAAACAAACCAATAGGTGGGGAGAAGCAGGGAGTGTTTTTTCTGGATATCGAAGCAATAAGATGTATTGGGGGTGGTCTACAAATTTTGTAAGCAAGAATTATAATCCAGGTACAGGTTTTGTCTTTCAGAATGATGTTATAAAACACAATCCTGGAGGGTATTTTATTGTAAGACCTAAAAAGCTTCCATGGATTCGTCGTTGGGATCCAGGTTTTTTTGCAAATTACTATCATGATTTTCAAAATCCCGAAAAGTTTCAGCAGGCAAGCCTGTATCTTTTTCCTGTATATGTATTTTTTAAAGACAACAGTTTTGTAGAATACTCGGTTACACCATCATGGCAAAATATAAATTTTGATTTCAAACCTCTGGGATTAGCTATCGAGCAAAAAAGGTATTTCTATACCCGACAATTTGTTCGATATAATTCTGATCGATCAAGAAAATTGTCGGCTTCTTTTAAATATGAATGGGGAGGTTTCTATAATGGAAATAGAAATACAATTACAGCTGGTATGCGATACGCTCCTTTACCTCATATTGCTTTAACTGCAGATTATGAATATAATAATCTTAGGAAAATAGGAATACTAAGAGAAAATTTAGAAACCAATTTGTATTCTGCCAGCCTTCGTTTAGCACTCTCCCCCCGAATGCAACTATCCACCTTTTATCAGTATAATTCATTTAATAAACAAGGAAGGTGGAATGCACGATTTAGTTGGGAATATATGCCTTTGTCTTTTATTTACCTGGTGTTTAACGATACTCAAATAAAATCATCATTAGATCCCATAGACAGGAACCAACAATTTATTAGTAAAATTACTTTTTTGAAACAGTTTTAG
- a CDS encoding class I SAM-dependent methyltransferase, producing MDNPWNTHYHYFDQKKHPPAATLRNALALSQKLQINPQDRLAVDLGCGNGVDTFALLQGKWNVLAIDKQNEALLRIKENTPDTYKQQLQLSLNSFENIDALPDCQLINATFSLPFCHPDHFDRLWNIITSSIPKKGIFSGHFFGTNDAWSSNPEMTFHTEKQIKAMFNHFDLIHCKEIEKQGKTISGKEKYWHVFHIVAQKK from the coding sequence ATGGATAATCCCTGGAACACTCATTATCATTATTTTGATCAAAAAAAACACCCTCCAGCGGCTACTCTACGTAATGCATTAGCTCTTTCTCAAAAACTACAAATTAACCCACAAGACAGGCTAGCTGTTGATTTGGGTTGTGGGAATGGTGTAGATACTTTTGCTTTACTACAGGGTAAATGGAATGTCCTTGCTATAGACAAACAAAATGAAGCCTTATTGCGAATTAAGGAAAATACTCCGGATACATACAAACAACAGCTTCAGCTTAGTTTAAATTCTTTTGAAAACATAGATGCACTTCCTGATTGCCAACTTATTAATGCCACTTTTAGTTTACCATTTTGTCACCCCGATCATTTTGATAGATTATGGAATATTATTACTTCTTCAATACCTAAAAAAGGAATTTTTAGTGGTCATTTTTTCGGCACCAATGATGCCTGGAGTTCTAATCCTGAAATGACTTTTCATACCGAGAAACAGATAAAAGCAATGTTTAATCATTTTGATCTTATTCATTGTAAAGAAATAGAAAAACAAGGCAAAACCATATCCGGAAAAGAAAAATATTGGCATGTATTTCATATAGTAGCTCAGAAAAAATAG
- a CDS encoding SPFH domain-containing protein, giving the protein MLTFIGIVMILTGIIMLIIKPIFSTLKIINWFTKSRNFKLIGFGFVLSVISNMFFYAEPGTAYAVQYPWGSQKAVVNQGINTKMWGRLIPIQFELPIKYVIPNKDSGELGEQSKYANVDVAKYWAFSDAVKARIATSVVISINTADESQFLSVADRNKTEKNLIRSRIIPNIDQSIKNTCKLMDAQDYISGQASDFDRYFKDQLENGMYVLEEYIANENRELIGDSSVVRTIVNKESKQKRFKIKYVNGEPVREKGNSLKAYGLTVVQAVVTEIDWETTFDKRLQLQKEEVAQTQLEKQQAEREFYRAQKETAKGEAEKATERARLEKEQIQKTIEAETKAKVAEFNLIEERKNYEVAQFKAKTQKTMADAQSYENAKLVSAGLTPQERAEWEYKTSVNIARELKELKLPEIYIQDGGKQDANGNLLQSLIGADLAKKMMTRKSQ; this is encoded by the coding sequence ATGCTAACATTTATAGGAATCGTGATGATTCTTACAGGAATCATAATGCTCATAATCAAACCCATTTTTTCAACTTTAAAAATTATAAATTGGTTCACCAAGTCACGTAATTTTAAATTAATTGGATTCGGTTTTGTGCTAAGTGTGATCTCTAATATGTTTTTTTATGCAGAACCTGGTACCGCCTATGCAGTACAATACCCTTGGGGTAGTCAAAAAGCAGTAGTAAATCAAGGTATCAATACCAAAATGTGGGGACGTTTAATCCCTATACAATTCGAGCTTCCTATCAAATATGTAATTCCAAATAAAGATAGTGGTGAGCTTGGAGAACAAAGTAAATATGCTAATGTAGATGTGGCAAAATACTGGGCATTTAGTGATGCCGTAAAAGCCAGAATTGCAACTTCGGTAGTAATTAGTATTAATACCGCAGATGAATCACAATTCTTATCTGTAGCAGACCGTAATAAAACCGAAAAAAACCTTATTCGATCACGTATCATCCCTAATATTGATCAATCGATTAAGAACACATGTAAATTAATGGATGCTCAGGATTATATCTCTGGACAAGCGTCTGATTTTGATCGATATTTTAAAGATCAATTAGAAAACGGTATGTATGTACTAGAAGAATACATAGCCAACGAAAACAGAGAATTAATTGGGGATAGTAGCGTAGTGAGAACTATCGTGAATAAAGAATCTAAACAGAAACGTTTTAAGATCAAATACGTAAACGGAGAACCAGTACGAGAAAAAGGAAACTCTCTAAAAGCATATGGTCTTACAGTTGTACAAGCTGTGGTTACCGAAATTGATTGGGAAACTACCTTTGATAAACGATTACAATTACAAAAAGAAGAGGTAGCACAAACACAGTTAGAAAAACAACAAGCAGAGCGTGAATTCTATCGTGCTCAAAAAGAAACGGCAAAAGGTGAAGCAGAGAAAGCAACAGAACGTGCTCGATTAGAAAAAGAGCAAATTCAAAAAACTATCGAAGCCGAAACAAAAGCCAAAGTAGCAGAATTTAACCTTATCGAGGAGCGTAAGAATTATGAAGTTGCACAATTTAAAGCCAAAACACAAAAAACCATGGCAGATGCACAGTCTTATGAAAATGCTAAACTGGTAAGTGCCGGTCTTACTCCACAAGAACGTGCCGAGTGGGAATATAAGACTTCTGTAAACATAGCCAGGGAGCTTAAAGAGCTAAAACTACCTGAGATCTATATACAGGATGGTGGTAAACAAGATGCTAATGGAAACTTATTACAATCATTAATTGGTGCAGATCTTGCCAAAAAGATGATGACCAGAAAAAGTCAATAA
- a CDS encoding DUF3526 domain-containing protein — MSKVTITLLRYEWIAFTRNTFQIVMLGCTFLLGLYSIYYGQSEIKVQRDTIQDVMEIEKTEFHQYQASFKEELASVTQKKKLEIASDAAYAWHRHGYHAILHPHDYAALAIGQCDLHPYYYRLTGMSLHYQLFENEIANPVKLYVGNFDLSFVLIYLFPLLIIAFSYGLYSGEKESGVLPLLHIQTVNIRRIIIVRLILYFFLITGLALLISMIGLTTSGNIMNSENSLSALFWILSVIMYCAFWFAVLFFIVSFKMNSSFTAITAAGVWLLFLIIIPAVLNVWVTTRYPLDSTSLAEITRRTSLENEEDQNEAKEVIQEFLAHNPHLQGSDSLIHNNTLAKAYAALTSLKDMHSKEDVDQYNNQVYQRNKWISDFHWVNPAVNMQSIFIHIAKTDLNTFHQFHTSIESFHRNISNFYFQKLFWDKPIRREDYSRLPSFKIKTDEVKWSTLILLGIVKVSIATILFFGIGFTIMKKKKT; from the coding sequence ATGAGTAAAGTAACAATAACATTATTGCGTTATGAGTGGATTGCTTTTACCAGAAATACTTTTCAGATAGTTATGCTGGGCTGTACTTTTTTACTGGGCCTTTATTCAATTTATTATGGGCAATCAGAGATAAAAGTACAACGGGATACTATCCAGGATGTAATGGAAATTGAAAAAACCGAATTCCATCAATATCAGGCAAGTTTTAAAGAAGAATTAGCTTCTGTAACACAAAAAAAGAAACTAGAAATTGCTTCAGACGCCGCCTATGCATGGCATAGACATGGTTATCATGCGATTTTACACCCTCATGATTATGCTGCTTTGGCAATTGGACAATGCGATTTACATCCTTATTATTACCGTCTTACAGGAATGAGTTTACACTATCAACTTTTTGAAAACGAGATCGCAAATCCCGTAAAACTATACGTTGGGAATTTTGATTTATCATTTGTACTAATTTACCTCTTTCCTTTATTGATTATAGCATTTTCCTATGGCTTATATTCTGGCGAAAAAGAGAGTGGAGTACTACCATTATTACATATACAAACTGTAAACATCAGGAGAATTATTATAGTACGACTCATATTATATTTCTTCCTTATTACAGGATTAGCACTTCTTATTTCTATGATAGGGCTAACCACTTCTGGTAATATTATGAATTCTGAGAATAGCCTGTCGGCTCTTTTTTGGATACTTAGCGTTATTATGTATTGCGCATTTTGGTTTGCAGTACTCTTCTTTATTGTAAGTTTTAAAATGAATTCGTCTTTTACGGCGATTACGGCAGCTGGAGTATGGCTGCTCTTTCTTATAATAATCCCTGCAGTGCTTAACGTATGGGTAACTACCAGGTATCCATTAGACAGTACATCACTAGCAGAAATTACTCGCAGAACAAGTCTCGAAAATGAAGAAGATCAAAACGAAGCCAAAGAAGTTATTCAAGAATTTTTAGCACATAATCCACACCTTCAGGGATCAGATAGCCTTATCCATAATAACACACTTGCAAAAGCATATGCAGCACTAACATCCTTAAAAGATATGCATAGTAAAGAAGATGTAGATCAATATAACAATCAGGTATATCAGAGAAATAAATGGATATCAGATTTTCATTGGGTAAATCCTGCGGTAAATATGCAGAGTATATTTATTCATATTGCAAAAACAGATCTTAATACCTTTCATCAGTTTCATACTTCTATCGAATCATTCCATCGTAATATTTCAAACTTCTATTTTCAGAAATTGTTTTGGGATAAACCTATACGACGTGAGGACTATTCGCGATTACCATCCTTCAAAATCAAAACAGATGAAGTAAAATGGAGTACTCTTATTTTATTAGGAATAGTAAAAGTTAGTATCGCGACGATCTTATTTTTCGGAATAGGTTTTACAATCATGAAAAAAAAGAAAACATGA